A window from Cellulomonas sp. C5510 encodes these proteins:
- a CDS encoding UDP-N-acetylmuramoyl-L-alanyl-D-glutamate--2,6-diaminopimelate ligase: protein MTSPQGRLRPEHPHRRRVADLAAASGVVAAGSEVPVDLLASGVTVASGDVLPGDVFVGVPGARTHGAVHAPQAVAAGAVAVVTDAAGAELLQDEPALRDVPVLLSDDPRALAGILAAELHDHPGRRLTTVGVTGTNGKTTTTYFVEAALRRAHERTVVMGTVELRIGDEAIESPRTTVEAPVVQSILALGLERGATAAAMEVSSHALALGRVNGLELDVAGFTNLQRDHLDFHGDMEGYFQAKAQLFRPGHARRGVVVVDDEWGRRLAAEAEIPVDTVATHVGSPESATADWAVTEADIGLDGVGSSFLLRGPDGATHRAASPLPGLVNVSNAALAVVVAHRAGIPLADAIDAVAHASGIPGRMERVVERRPAPDERPLCLVDYAHTPDALVLALEAVRPITPGRLVIVFGSDGDRDRGKRPIMGRIAARLADVLVVTDENPRSEDPASIRAAILDGVRDERPGLADVHEASSRTQAIHDALDLATELDTIIITGKGHEPTQEIAGVFHRYNDRDVLRAADAERTARQQQEQHA, encoded by the coding sequence ATGACGTCCCCGCAGGGCCGGCTGCGCCCGGAGCACCCCCACCGTCGCCGGGTCGCCGACCTCGCCGCCGCGTCCGGGGTCGTCGCCGCCGGCTCCGAGGTGCCCGTCGACCTCCTGGCCTCGGGCGTCACCGTGGCGAGCGGCGACGTGCTCCCGGGCGACGTGTTCGTCGGCGTGCCCGGGGCGCGGACCCACGGCGCCGTCCACGCGCCGCAGGCCGTCGCCGCCGGAGCGGTCGCCGTCGTCACCGACGCCGCCGGCGCGGAGCTGCTGCAGGACGAGCCGGCGCTGCGCGACGTGCCGGTGCTGCTCAGCGACGACCCGCGCGCGCTCGCCGGGATCCTCGCGGCCGAGCTGCACGACCACCCCGGACGTCGGCTCACGACGGTCGGCGTCACCGGGACGAACGGGAAGACCACCACGACGTACTTCGTCGAGGCCGCGCTGCGGCGCGCGCACGAGCGCACCGTCGTGATGGGGACGGTCGAGCTGCGCATCGGCGACGAGGCGATCGAGAGCCCCCGGACCACGGTCGAGGCACCCGTCGTGCAGTCGATCCTCGCGCTCGGCCTGGAGCGGGGCGCGACCGCGGCGGCCATGGAAGTGTCCTCGCACGCGCTGGCGCTCGGGCGCGTGAACGGGCTCGAGCTCGACGTCGCCGGCTTCACCAACCTGCAGCGCGACCACCTCGACTTCCACGGCGACATGGAGGGGTACTTCCAGGCCAAGGCCCAGCTGTTCCGCCCCGGTCACGCCCGGCGCGGGGTCGTGGTCGTCGACGACGAGTGGGGCCGCCGGCTCGCGGCGGAGGCGGAGATCCCCGTCGACACGGTCGCCACGCACGTCGGCTCGCCCGAGTCGGCGACGGCGGACTGGGCGGTCACCGAGGCGGACATCGGCCTGGACGGGGTCGGCTCCTCGTTCCTGCTGCGGGGCCCGGACGGCGCCACGCACCGCGCGGCGAGCCCGCTGCCGGGCCTGGTGAACGTCTCGAACGCGGCGTTGGCGGTCGTCGTCGCCCACCGGGCCGGCATCCCGCTCGCGGACGCGATCGACGCGGTCGCGCACGCCAGCGGGATCCCCGGGCGGATGGAGCGCGTCGTCGAGCGCCGCCCGGCTCCCGACGAGCGACCGCTCTGCCTCGTGGACTACGCCCACACGCCCGACGCCCTGGTCCTGGCGCTGGAGGCCGTCCGCCCGATCACGCCCGGCCGGCTCGTCATCGTGTTCGGCTCCGACGGCGACCGCGACCGCGGGAAGCGGCCGATCATGGGCCGGATCGCCGCGCGCCTCGCCGACGTCCTCGTCGTCACCGACGAGAACCCCCGCTCGGAGGACCCCGCGTCCATCCGGGCCGCGATCCTCGACGGGGTGCGCGACGAGCGCCCCGGCCTGGCGGACGTGCACGAGGCCTCGAGCCGCACGCAGGCCATCCACGACGCCCTCGACCTCGCGACGGAGCTGGACACCATCATCATCACCGGCAAGGGTCACGAGCCGACCCAGGAGATCGCCGGCGTCTTCCACCGCTACAACGACCGCGACGTGCTGCGCGCGGCGGACGCGGAGCGGACGGCCCGGCAGCAGCAGGAGCAGCACGCGTGA
- a CDS encoding penicillin-binding protein 2, with protein sequence MPGTSAPRVPTQRGPRRAAVAGGPSITLLNRRRTVLVVAVALLLTVFSGRLVWLQGVQGQAVAAEALQSRLTTAQLVAARGQITDAEGEVLATSVDRYDIEANQQLIRTWSAKVDGTTYTGAAGAAQLLAPVLDANAAELGATLDGDRGFVYVAKNVLPEVWQAVAELRINGITASQVADRVYPNGNLAGNLLGWVDAEGSGATGVEAVLDDELAGTPGSTTYERGRGGQQIPGGYQESTPAVDGRSVQLTINSDIQWKAQQAIEQQVAATGSDSGTIVMTSVTTGEVLAMAESRTVDPNDPGADSALWGGSSAVSDVFEPGSTAKIITMAAAVETGLVDPYSQFEVPYQYTTPNNQTFKDSHEHAGLRLTTTGILAESSNTGTVMIGQNIPEQVRHDYLAKFGFGQKTGIELPAEQSGRLWDADDWDGRTKYAVLFGQGLSVTALQATDVFATIANGGVRVTPHLVKGWTEPDGTYTPAQPAETTQVVSPETAQTVLTMMESAVDEGTGSAAAIPGYRVAGKTGTAQAWAADGTQGITASFIGVAPADDPAIAVSVVLHNPRTSEWGGTVAAPVFSEVAGYALTELGVAPSGTQPELFPTTW encoded by the coding sequence GTGCCGGGCACCTCGGCGCCCCGCGTCCCGACGCAGCGCGGCCCGCGTCGGGCCGCCGTCGCCGGGGGGCCCAGCATCACGCTGCTCAACCGCCGCCGGACCGTGCTGGTCGTCGCGGTCGCGCTGCTGCTCACCGTGTTCTCCGGCCGGCTCGTGTGGCTCCAGGGCGTGCAGGGCCAGGCCGTGGCGGCGGAGGCGCTGCAGAGCCGCCTGACCACCGCGCAGCTCGTCGCCGCGCGCGGGCAGATCACGGACGCCGAGGGCGAGGTGCTCGCGACGTCCGTCGACCGGTACGACATCGAGGCCAACCAGCAGCTGATCCGCACCTGGTCGGCGAAGGTCGACGGCACCACCTACACCGGTGCGGCCGGGGCGGCGCAGCTCCTCGCGCCCGTGCTCGACGCGAACGCTGCGGAGCTCGGCGCGACGCTCGACGGCGACCGGGGCTTCGTCTACGTGGCCAAGAACGTGCTGCCGGAGGTCTGGCAGGCGGTCGCGGAGCTGCGCATCAACGGCATCACGGCCAGCCAGGTGGCGGACCGCGTCTACCCGAACGGCAACCTCGCGGGCAACCTGCTGGGCTGGGTCGACGCCGAGGGGAGCGGCGCCACGGGGGTCGAGGCGGTGCTCGACGACGAGCTCGCCGGCACCCCGGGCAGCACGACGTACGAGCGGGGGCGCGGCGGCCAGCAGATCCCCGGCGGCTACCAGGAGTCGACGCCCGCCGTCGACGGCCGCAGCGTGCAGCTGACGATCAACTCCGACATCCAGTGGAAGGCGCAGCAGGCCATCGAGCAGCAGGTCGCCGCGACCGGCTCGGACTCCGGCACGATCGTGATGACCTCGGTCACGACCGGCGAGGTGCTCGCGATGGCCGAGTCACGCACGGTCGACCCGAACGACCCCGGCGCGGACTCCGCGTTGTGGGGTGGGTCCAGCGCGGTGTCCGACGTCTTCGAGCCGGGGTCGACCGCGAAGATCATCACGATGGCCGCGGCCGTCGAGACCGGCCTCGTCGACCCGTACAGCCAGTTCGAGGTGCCGTACCAGTACACGACGCCGAACAACCAGACGTTCAAGGACTCGCACGAGCACGCGGGGCTGCGCCTGACGACCACGGGCATCCTCGCCGAGTCGTCGAACACCGGCACGGTGATGATCGGGCAGAACATCCCGGAGCAGGTGCGGCACGACTACCTCGCCAAGTTCGGCTTCGGTCAGAAGACCGGCATCGAGCTCCCCGCGGAGCAGTCGGGCCGGCTGTGGGACGCGGACGACTGGGACGGCCGCACCAAGTACGCGGTCCTGTTCGGACAGGGTCTGTCCGTGACGGCTCTGCAGGCGACTGACGTGTTCGCGACCATCGCCAACGGCGGTGTCCGTGTCACCCCGCACCTCGTCAAGGGCTGGACGGAGCCGGACGGCACGTACACCCCGGCCCAGCCGGCGGAGACGACCCAGGTGGTGTCCCCGGAGACCGCGCAGACCGTCCTCACCATGATGGAGAGCGCGGTCGACGAGGGCACCGGCTCGGCGGCCGCCATCCCGGGCTACCGCGTGGCCGGCAAGACCGGCACCGCCCAGGCATGGGCGGCCGACGGGACCCAGGGCATCACCGCCTCGTTCATCGGCGTGGCCCCGGCGGACGACCCGGCGATCGCCGTCAGCGTCGTCCTGCACAACCCGCGCACGTCGGAGTGGGGCGGCACCGTCGCCGCCCCGGTGTTCTCCGAGGTCGCCGGCTACGCCCTCACGGAGCTCGGTGTGGCCCCCAGCGGGACACAGCCCGAGCTGTTCCCGACGACCTGGTGA
- the rsmH gene encoding 16S rRNA (cytosine(1402)-N(4))-methyltransferase RsmH — MNERDAASRHTPVLLQRCLDLLAPALAEPGSVLVDATLGMGGHTEGVLAALPHVRVVGVDRDPEALRLASARLAPFGDRFTPVHAVYDEIPEVLERLGLPGVQGVLMDLGVSSLQLDEAERGFSYAQDAPLDMRMDPTRGRTAADVLNTYDEAELARVLREYGEERFAGRIARRIVQARATAPVERSGQLVDLVRAGIPAAARQTGGNPAKRTFQALRIEVNDELVVLGRAVPAAVEALVVGGRIVVESYQSLEDRLVKRAFAAGAEISAPPGLPVVPETHAPYLRLLTRGAEEADAAEIARNPRSQSVRLRAAERLRPTPDHLRPGAGAPPHGARGRAARRTETGRRTDTTRTTGPRRTA; from the coding sequence ATGAACGAGCGCGACGCCGCGTCCCGGCACACGCCGGTGCTCCTGCAGCGCTGCCTCGACCTGCTGGCCCCCGCGCTGGCGGAGCCCGGCTCGGTGCTGGTGGACGCAACGCTCGGCATGGGAGGGCACACCGAGGGCGTGCTCGCGGCGCTGCCGCACGTCCGGGTGGTCGGTGTGGACCGCGACCCGGAGGCGCTGCGGCTCGCCTCGGCGCGGCTCGCGCCGTTCGGCGACCGGTTCACCCCGGTGCACGCCGTGTACGACGAGATCCCCGAGGTGCTCGAGCGGCTCGGGCTCCCCGGCGTCCAGGGCGTGCTCATGGACCTCGGCGTGTCGTCGCTGCAGCTCGACGAGGCGGAACGCGGGTTCTCCTACGCCCAGGACGCCCCGCTGGACATGCGGATGGACCCCACCCGTGGCCGCACCGCGGCGGACGTGCTCAACACCTACGACGAGGCCGAGCTGGCCCGGGTGCTGCGGGAGTACGGCGAGGAGCGGTTCGCCGGGCGCATCGCGCGGCGGATCGTGCAGGCACGCGCGACCGCGCCGGTCGAGCGGTCCGGCCAGCTCGTCGACCTGGTGCGCGCCGGCATCCCCGCGGCCGCGCGCCAGACGGGCGGCAACCCCGCCAAGCGGACCTTCCAGGCGCTGCGCATCGAGGTGAACGACGAGCTCGTCGTCCTCGGTCGCGCGGTCCCTGCGGCGGTCGAGGCGCTCGTCGTCGGCGGGCGCATCGTCGTCGAGTCCTACCAGTCGCTCGAGGACCGCCTGGTGAAGCGGGCGTTCGCGGCGGGTGCCGAGATCAGCGCCCCGCCCGGGCTGCCCGTGGTCCCCGAGACGCACGCGCCGTACCTGCGGCTGCTGACGCGCGGTGCCGAGGAGGCCGACGCCGCGGAGATCGCCCGCAACCCGCGGTCCCAGTCGGTCCGGCTGCGCGCCGCCGAGCGGTTGCGCCCGACGCCCGACCACCTGCGTCCCGGTGCCGGCGCACCGCCCCACGGCGCCCGGGGACGCGCCGCGCGCCGCACGGAGACCGGCCGCCGCACCGACACCACCCGCACCACCGGACCGAGGAGAACCGCATGA
- the mraZ gene encoding division/cell wall cluster transcriptional repressor MraZ, producing the protein MPFLGTHTPKLDDKGRLILPAKFRPQLAQGLVMTRGQDRCLFLLPLDEFARMHDKLRQAPVTSKQARDYLRVFLSGASDEVPDKQGRVSIPPMLRAYAGLDRDVAVIGAGTRVEIWDLQAWETYLAAQEAGYAETAEEVFPGAF; encoded by the coding sequence GTGCCGTTCCTCGGGACCCACACCCCGAAGCTCGACGACAAGGGGCGGCTGATCCTCCCGGCCAAGTTCCGCCCCCAGCTCGCGCAGGGCCTGGTCATGACGCGCGGCCAGGACCGCTGCCTGTTCCTGCTGCCGCTCGACGAGTTCGCCCGGATGCACGACAAGCTCCGCCAGGCGCCCGTCACCAGCAAGCAGGCCCGCGACTACCTGCGCGTGTTCCTGTCCGGAGCCTCCGACGAGGTCCCCGACAAGCAGGGACGCGTGTCGATCCCCCCGATGCTGCGCGCGTACGCCGGCCTCGACCGCGACGTGGCCGTGATCGGCGCCGGCACGCGCGTCGAGATCTGGGACCTGCAGGCGTGGGAGACCTACCTGGCCGCGCAGGAGGCCGGCTACGCGGAGACCGCCGAGGAGGTGTTCCCCGGAGCCTTCTGA
- a CDS encoding MoxR family ATPase, whose product MPLAVPGASAMDELITVTDRMRAGIDRVVSGRPELVRTAVAVLLAEGHLLLEDVPGVGKTTLAKALARTIDCTVGRVQFTPDLLPSDLTGVTIYRAQTGEFEFRPGPVFSHVVIGDEINRASPKTQSALLESMQEAQVTVDGRTYPLPRPFLVVATQNPVEMEGTYPLPEAQRDRFMARLAVGYPTAEAEMAMLDLQETSDPLDGLSAVTDAAQVTRLIATTRHLYASAAVKQYVVDLVSGTRDDPALRLGASPRAAIQLLRAAKGLAAVAGRDHVLPDDVQDLAVAVLAHRVILSAESRLAGRTGQDVIGDLVARTAVPAPARGVARDRTAAG is encoded by the coding sequence ATGCCGCTGGCCGTGCCCGGCGCGTCCGCGATGGACGAGCTCATCACCGTGACGGACCGGATGCGCGCCGGCATCGACCGCGTCGTCAGCGGCCGGCCGGAGCTGGTCCGCACCGCCGTCGCCGTGCTGCTCGCCGAGGGCCACCTCCTGCTCGAGGACGTGCCCGGCGTCGGCAAGACCACCCTGGCGAAGGCGCTCGCCCGCACGATCGACTGCACCGTCGGCCGGGTCCAGTTCACCCCGGACCTGCTGCCCAGCGACCTCACCGGCGTCACCATCTACCGCGCGCAGACGGGCGAGTTCGAGTTCCGGCCCGGCCCCGTGTTCTCCCACGTGGTGATCGGCGACGAGATCAACCGCGCCTCCCCCAAGACGCAGTCCGCCCTGCTGGAGTCCATGCAGGAGGCCCAGGTCACGGTGGACGGGCGGACCTACCCGCTGCCGCGGCCGTTCCTCGTCGTCGCGACCCAGAACCCCGTCGAGATGGAGGGCACCTACCCGCTGCCCGAGGCGCAGCGGGACCGGTTCATGGCGCGGCTCGCGGTCGGCTACCCGACCGCGGAGGCCGAGATGGCGATGCTGGACCTGCAGGAGACGTCCGACCCGCTCGACGGGCTCTCGGCCGTGACGGACGCGGCGCAGGTGACGCGCCTGATCGCGACCACCCGCCACCTGTACGCCTCGGCCGCGGTGAAGCAGTACGTCGTCGACCTCGTCAGCGGGACGCGTGACGACCCCGCGCTCCGTCTCGGTGCCTCCCCGCGCGCCGCGATCCAGCTGCTGCGCGCCGCGAAGGGGCTCGCGGCGGTCGCCGGGCGCGACCACGTGCTGCCCGACGACGTGCAGGACCTGGCTGTCGCCGTCCTCGCGCACCGCGTCATCCTCAGCGCCGAGTCGCGGCTGGCCGGCCGCACCGGCCAGGACGTGATCGGCGACCTGGTCGCGCGCACCGCCGTGCCCGCACCGGCGCGCGGGGTCGCCCGCGACCGCACCGCCGCGGGCTGA
- a CDS encoding DUF58 domain-containing protein, which translates to MRVRPTRRGAGLVVAGLVVSAAGTGLGSTDLLTLGTLPVLLVLLGLAAVGVVDPGRGNALRTRRTVRPDPVHAGRTADVQVEVALARGAARARLTDLRLREQAAVELSGGRPLRATVSREPRAVRLRYPVQATRRGRWALGPLVVTRTDPFGVAQVRATLGTRETVTVWPAVVELPVPRELLVAEPERSVVGARSPASDDAALRDYRVGDDLRRVHWPSSARRGELVVRSDERAGMRPVTVLLDQPGAGDALEWSISLAASVALAVRAAGHPTHLLTGTPAGGRRLTDAGAPAAQQLLDATVDLAGHPDPAAAERALLAEIGAMDEADGGSGLVVAVLGPQGAAGRAALAEVSRTRPSWAVVRGEDSDEPATATARALRRAGWRVVQAAPGSDTAAAWWRLTGATT; encoded by the coding sequence ATGCGCGTGCGCCCGACCCGCCGGGGGGCGGGCCTCGTGGTCGCCGGTCTCGTCGTGTCCGCGGCAGGCACCGGGCTCGGGTCGACGGACCTGCTCACGCTCGGCACCCTCCCGGTCCTGCTGGTCCTGCTGGGTCTGGCGGCCGTCGGCGTCGTCGACCCGGGACGCGGGAACGCGCTGCGGACGCGGCGGACGGTGCGGCCCGACCCCGTGCACGCCGGGCGCACCGCCGACGTCCAGGTCGAGGTCGCGCTCGCCCGCGGCGCGGCCCGCGCCCGGCTCACCGACCTGCGGCTGCGCGAGCAGGCCGCCGTCGAGCTGTCCGGCGGGCGACCGCTGCGCGCGACGGTGTCCCGGGAGCCCCGGGCGGTGCGGCTGCGCTACCCCGTCCAGGCCACCCGCCGCGGGCGGTGGGCGCTCGGACCGCTCGTCGTCACCCGCACGGACCCGTTCGGGGTCGCGCAGGTGCGGGCCACGCTCGGCACGCGCGAGACCGTCACCGTGTGGCCCGCCGTGGTCGAGCTGCCCGTCCCGCGCGAGCTGCTGGTCGCCGAGCCGGAGCGGTCCGTCGTCGGCGCGCGCTCCCCCGCGTCCGACGACGCCGCACTGCGCGACTACCGCGTCGGCGACGACCTGCGCCGTGTGCACTGGCCGAGCAGCGCCCGGCGCGGCGAGCTGGTCGTGCGTTCCGACGAGCGCGCGGGGATGCGCCCCGTCACCGTGCTGCTCGACCAGCCGGGCGCCGGCGACGCGCTCGAGTGGAGCATCTCCCTGGCCGCGTCCGTCGCCCTCGCGGTCCGTGCGGCCGGCCACCCCACGCACCTGCTCACCGGGACCCCGGCCGGCGGGCGCAGGCTGACCGACGCCGGCGCGCCGGCCGCGCAGCAGCTCCTCGACGCCACTGTCGACCTCGCCGGGCACCCGGACCCGGCGGCGGCGGAACGCGCCCTGCTCGCCGAGATCGGCGCGATGGACGAGGCCGACGGCGGCTCCGGGCTGGTCGTGGCTGTCCTCGGGCCGCAGGGCGCCGCCGGACGCGCGGCACTCGCCGAGGTGAGCCGCACCCGGCCCTCGTGGGCGGTCGTCCGGGGCGAGGACAGCGACGAGCCCGCCACCGCCACCGCACGCGCGCTGCGCCGGGCGGGCTGGCGCGTCGTCCAGGCCGCGCCGGGCTCCGACACCGCGGCCGCCTGGTGGCGGCTCACCGGGGCGACGACATGA
- a CDS encoding DUF3488 and transglutaminase-like domain-containing protein, translating into MSGSALRRGWRSPVATAVVAAATGAALGALSGLLAGSTWALHAVLAVAGTALVVLGVRAVSRSSWLPSTVALLVSSYALLACYATPPGSSPLLVGPATLERAGQLGGQAAQLIEVSVVPMPVPPPVELLIVGAAVLVFLAADLLAVGCGMPALTGLALVAVWTPAVVLGFPGSTAALAATGFLYLVLLALAQPPVSRDRGGRRAATVLAGAAGLVVVTLAAGPVVAAVPAWSWLDLPDVGTGAVGPVRLADDLDLRDSLREQSSQVVLRYTVEAVDPEADGRPAATAGLVGPLRSFTLRDFDGRSWQRDPGADLTDWDREGLLSSTPGLVGAAPDPARGTLVSVGVQVGALREQRLPVSTFPRTVAIDGRWSYDAARDEVVGQDRTQAGTRYDMVVEVPALDADLLRAAAGDLPDGADAYLAVPETEHEQDLRDLAAEITAGAGTAYDRALALQSYFRDGTQFRYDTSVEAGTSDDAVWDFLQSRRGYCVQFATAMTVLARTLDIPARLGVGFLPGDLGSDRAYRVTGADAHAWPELYFPGTGWVRFEPTPAVQTGPPPAWSNPFSASTPTAAPTTGTAQPSAAPTPTATSTTSSSGGGLPGVTTADGTPAPLITLGVLVLVAAGVLGGIALRRRQQQGARLTPEAAWRRLRERLRRAGVGWSDAHTPRQAAAAVRDQVRDRRGRPLSAEAEQALTALAASVERERYAPDPGPPAPAELQAWIAVVLTDVSTGSRPEAPGTPLPARG; encoded by the coding sequence GTGAGCGGCAGCGCGCTCCGGAGGGGCTGGCGCTCACCCGTCGCGACGGCCGTGGTGGCCGCGGCGACGGGCGCGGCGCTCGGCGCGCTGTCCGGCCTGCTCGCCGGGAGCACCTGGGCGCTGCACGCCGTGCTCGCCGTCGCCGGCACAGCGCTCGTGGTGCTCGGTGTGCGCGCAGTCAGCCGGTCGTCGTGGCTGCCGTCGACGGTGGCGCTGCTCGTCTCCTCGTACGCGCTGCTCGCCTGTTACGCGACACCGCCCGGCAGCAGCCCCCTGCTGGTCGGGCCCGCCACCCTCGAACGAGCGGGGCAGCTCGGCGGGCAGGCCGCCCAGCTCATCGAGGTGTCCGTGGTGCCGATGCCCGTGCCGCCGCCCGTCGAGCTGCTGATCGTCGGCGCCGCCGTCCTGGTGTTCCTCGCCGCGGACCTGCTGGCCGTCGGCTGCGGCATGCCCGCGCTCACCGGGCTCGCCCTCGTCGCGGTCTGGACGCCCGCCGTCGTGCTGGGTTTCCCCGGCAGCACGGCTGCGCTCGCCGCGACCGGGTTCCTCTACCTGGTCCTGCTCGCTCTCGCCCAGCCGCCGGTCAGCCGCGACCGTGGCGGCCGACGCGCCGCCACGGTGCTCGCGGGCGCCGCGGGCCTGGTCGTCGTCACGCTCGCGGCGGGCCCCGTCGTGGCGGCCGTCCCCGCGTGGTCGTGGCTCGACCTGCCCGACGTCGGCACCGGAGCCGTCGGGCCGGTGCGCCTCGCGGACGACCTCGACCTGCGCGACAGCCTGCGCGAGCAGTCCTCGCAGGTCGTCCTGCGGTACACCGTCGAGGCGGTCGACCCCGAGGCCGACGGCCGCCCCGCCGCCACCGCCGGGCTCGTCGGGCCGCTGCGCTCGTTCACGTTGCGGGACTTCGACGGCCGGTCCTGGCAGCGCGACCCGGGCGCGGACCTCACCGACTGGGACCGCGAGGGGCTGCTGTCGTCCACGCCGGGGCTCGTGGGCGCCGCACCGGATCCGGCGCGCGGCACGCTCGTCTCCGTCGGCGTCCAGGTGGGGGCGCTGCGGGAGCAGCGGCTGCCGGTGAGCACGTTCCCCCGCACGGTCGCCATCGACGGCCGCTGGTCCTACGACGCCGCCCGGGACGAGGTCGTCGGGCAGGACCGCACGCAGGCGGGCACCCGCTACGACATGGTCGTCGAGGTGCCGGCTCTGGACGCGGACCTGCTGCGCGCCGCCGCGGGCGACCTCCCGGACGGGGCCGATGCCTACCTCGCCGTACCGGAGACCGAGCACGAGCAGGACCTGCGGGACCTCGCCGCGGAGATCACGGCGGGCGCGGGCACGGCCTACGACCGCGCCCTCGCGCTGCAGTCGTACTTCCGCGACGGCACGCAGTTCCGGTACGACACCTCGGTCGAGGCCGGCACCAGCGACGACGCCGTGTGGGACTTCCTGCAGAGCCGGCGGGGGTACTGCGTCCAGTTCGCCACCGCGATGACCGTGCTCGCCCGCACGCTCGACATCCCGGCCCGTCTCGGGGTCGGGTTCCTCCCCGGCGACCTGGGGTCGGACCGCGCGTACCGGGTCACGGGCGCGGACGCCCACGCGTGGCCGGAGCTCTACTTCCCCGGAACCGGTTGGGTGCGGTTCGAGCCCACACCCGCCGTCCAGACCGGCCCTCCCCCCGCGTGGAGCAACCCCTTCAGCGCCAGCACGCCGACCGCCGCCCCGACCACCGGCACCGCGCAGCCGAGCGCCGCCCCCACCCCGACGGCGACGTCCACCACCTCGAGCAGCGGCGGCGGCCTGCCGGGCGTGACGACCGCCGACGGCACCCCCGCGCCGCTCATCACGCTCGGCGTGCTGGTGCTGGTCGCGGCCGGCGTGCTCGGCGGCATCGCGCTGCGGCGACGGCAGCAGCAAGGCGCCCGCCTGACCCCCGAGGCGGCCTGGCGGCGGCTGCGGGAGCGGCTGCGGCGCGCCGGTGTCGGGTGGTCCGACGCGCACACCCCCCGGCAGGCGGCCGCGGCCGTCCGTGACCAGGTCCGCGACCGCCGGGGCCGCCCGCTGTCCGCCGAGGCGGAGCAGGCGCTCACCGCGCTCGCAGCCTCGGTCGAGCGGGAGCGCTACGCGCCGGACCCCGGCCCGCCGGCACCCGCCGAGCTGCAGGCGTGGATCGCGGTGGTGCTGACGGACGTCAGCACGGGGAGTCGGCCCGAGGCACCGGGCACCCCGCTGCCCGCCCGCGGATGA
- a CDS encoding DUF3040 domain-containing protein: protein MPLSEYEQRVLEQMERQLTSDDPRLANTLTSRGRKPVLRYVLGGIGAVAGLLLLVGGAAASEVWLGVLGFVVMFASVAIAFTRLRGGSASGPTGVVRPDGSTTARPAPRKKGFMNRMEDRWDRRRDQGR, encoded by the coding sequence ATGCCTCTCTCCGAGTACGAGCAACGTGTACTGGAGCAGATGGAGCGTCAGCTCACGTCTGACGATCCCCGGCTCGCGAACACGCTCACCTCGCGTGGTCGGAAGCCGGTCCTGCGGTACGTCCTGGGCGGCATCGGTGCCGTCGCCGGACTCCTGCTGCTGGTGGGTGGCGCGGCTGCGTCCGAGGTGTGGCTCGGGGTGCTCGGCTTCGTCGTGATGTTCGCGTCCGTGGCGATCGCGTTCACCCGACTGCGCGGCGGCAGCGCCTCCGGCCCGACCGGCGTCGTCCGGCCCGACGGCAGCACGACGGCGCGCCCCGCGCCGCGCAAGAAGGGCTTCATGAATCGCATGGAGGACCGCTGGGACCGTCGGCGGGACCAGGGCCGCTGA